One window of the Oncorhynchus clarkii lewisi isolate Uvic-CL-2024 chromosome 19, UVic_Ocla_1.0, whole genome shotgun sequence genome contains the following:
- the LOC139375181 gene encoding heat shock 70 kDa protein 4L-like — protein MSVVGIDVGFQNCYIAVARSGGIETIANEYSDRCTPAWVSLASKNRTIGNAAKGQIITNFKNTVHGFKKFHGRAFDDPYVQGEKPKLPYSLHKLASGNTGIKVRYLDEDKVFTIEQVTAMLLTKLKETSESSLKKPVVDCVISVPSFFTDAERRSVMDSTQIAGLNCLRLINDTTAVALAYGIYKQDLPTPDEKPRNVVFVDLGHSSFQVSISAFNKGKLKVLATAFDPYLGGRNFDEVLVEHFCEEFKARYKLNVRENPRAILRLSQECEKLKKLMSANCSDLPINIECFMNDIDVTGKMNRVQFEELCAPFLMRVEAPLKAVIEQSKLSRDEIYAVEVVGGATRIPSIKERISKFFGKDVSTTLNADEAVARGCALQCAILSPAFKVREFSITDVVPFPITLRWKSPTEDGVGECEVYSKNHAAPFSKVITFHKDEPFDLEAFYSLPQELPYPDIRIGHFSVQNVVPQPDGNSSKVKVKVLINVHGIFSVSSASLIEKQKGEGEDVQMDMEATVQNEGRPEDQTKMQVDQEGQGQGDQLNEDASSCSKNGVPGEKQDPASGGSKPKVKVKSTDLPILANTIRQLDRGVLNDFVEYEGQMIVQDKLEKERNDAKNAVEEYVYDLRDKLCGIYEKYTTEEDSNRLTLMLEDTENWLYEEGEDQDKQVYVDKLEDLKSFAQPVHDRHREQEDRPRAFEEMGKKIQLYMKAVELYKQKDERYQHLNAEEMRNMEKCLNESMAWINSKMNAQSQLTIAQDPVVKVADIISKIQELDEVCNPVVNRPKPKADDVSEENDESNGAHNSPRQGAGGRGVAKGSNQTKPPSAEMEID, from the exons ATGTCAGTAGTAGGTATTGATGTGGGTTTCCAAAATTGTTACATTGCTGTTGCGAGAAGCGGCGGGATTGAAACCATTGCCAATGAATACAGCGACAGATGTACACC GGCTTGGGTGTCTCTGGCCTCCAAAAACCGAACCATTGGAAATGCAGCCAAGGGTCAA ATTATAACAAACTTTAAAAACACAGTCCATGGCTTCAAGAAGTTCCATGGCAGAGCGTTTGACGACCCATATGTCCAGGGGGAGAAACCCAAGTTGCCTTACAGCTTGCACAAGCTGGCCAGTGGCAACACTGGAATCAAG GTCCGTTACCTGGATGAGGACAAAGTGTTCACAATTGAGCAGGTAACAGCAATGTTGCTGACCAAGCTGAAGGAAACTTCTGAGAGCTCCCTGAAGAAGCCAGTTGTGGACTGTGTGATCTCT GTCCCAAGTTTTTTCACCGATGCAGAGAGGAGGTCTGTGATGGACTCCACCCAAATTGCAGGGTTGAACTGTCTGCGTCTGATCAATGACACCACGGCAG TGGCCCTGGCCTATGGGATCTACAAGCAGGACCTGCCCACCCCAGATGAGAAGCCACGCAATGTGGTGTTCGTGGACCTGGGACATTCATCATTCCAGGTCTCCATATCAGCCTTCAACAAAGGCAAACTTAAG GTACTGGCCACAGCCTTTGATCCCTACCTGGGCGGGCGTAACTTTGATGAGGTACTTGTGGAGCACTTCTGCGAGGAGTTCAAGGCAAGGTACAAGCTGAACGTGAGGGAGAACCCCAGGGCTATTCTGCGGCTGTCTCAGGAGTGCGAGAAACTGAAGAAGCTGATGAGTGCCAACTGCTCTGACCTTCCCATTAACATTGAGTGCTTCATGAATGACATTGATGTGACAGGCAAGATGAACAG AGTCCAGTTTGAAGAACTGTGTGCCCCATTCTTGATGAGAGTAGAGGCGCCATTGAAAGCAGTTATTGAACAATCAA AGCTGAGCCGGGATGAGATCTATGCAGTGGAGGTGGTAGGAGGAGCCACCAGGATCCCTTCCATTAAAGAGAGAATCTCCAAGTTCTTTGGCAAAGATGTCAGCACCACACTCAATGCAGATGAGGCTGTGGCACGGGGCTGCGCTCTTCAG tgtgcaaTTCTGTCCCCAGCGTTTAAGGTGCGTGAATTCTCTATCACTGATGTGGTTCCCTTTCCCATAACCCTACGCTGGAAGTCCCCCACAGAAGATGGAGTCGG AGAATGTGAGGTGTACAGTAAGAACCATGCAGCACCCTTCTCCAAAGTCATCACCTTCCACAAGGACGAGCCCTTTGACTTGGAAgcattctacagcctcccacaagAGCTGCCTTACCCGGACATCAGGATAG GGCATTTTTCTGTTCAGAATGTGGTGCCCCAGCCTGATGGAAACAGCTCCAAAGTGAAGGTCAAAGTGCTCATAAACGTGCATGGCATCTTCAGTGTTTCCAGCGCCTCCCTGATCGAGAAGCagaagggtgaaggagaggatgtTCAGATGGACATGGAAGCCACTGTGCAGAATGAAGGAAGGCCAGAGGACCAG ACTAAAATGCAGGTAGACCAGGAGGGTCAAGGCCAGGGGGACCAGCTGAATGAGGACGCCAGCTCCTGCAGTAAG AACGGAGTCCCTGGTGAGAAGCAGGACCCAGCATCAGGGGGAAGCAAGCCTAAAGTCAAAGTGAAAAGCACTGACCTTCCGATTCTGGCCAACACCATCAGACAGCTGGACAGGGGGGTGCTCAATGACTTTGTGGAGTATGAG GGCCAGATGATCGTCCAGGATAagctggagaaagagaggaatgatGCTAAGAATGCTGTGGAGGAGTATGTGTACGACCTGCGGGACAAACTGTGTGGCATCTATGAGAAGTACACCACGGAGGAG GACAGTAATCGTCTGACACTGATGCTCGAGGACACAGAGAACTGGCTttatgaggagggagaggaccaAGACAAACAGGTCTATGTGGACAAGCTGGAAGATCTCAAG AGTTTTGCCCAGCCCGTTCATGACAGGCACAGGGAGCAGGAAGACAGGCCGAGGGCATTTGAAGAGATGGGCAAGAAGATCCAACTTTATATGAAGGCTGTGGAGCTTTATAAACAGAAG GATGAGCGTTACCAGCATCTGAATGCTGAGGAGATGAGAAACATGGAGAAGTGTTTAAATGAAAGCATGGCCTGGATAAACAGCAAGATGAATGCCCAGAGCCAACTCACCATCGCCCAGGACCCAGTCGTCAAAGTAGCAGACATAAtttccaaaatacag GAACTGGATGAAGTATGCAACCCAGTTGTCAACCGGCCGAAGCCCAAAGCAGATGACGTGTCAGAGGAGAATGACGAGAGCAAC